In Nicotiana tabacum cultivar K326 chromosome 21, ASM71507v2, whole genome shotgun sequence, one DNA window encodes the following:
- the LOC107803828 gene encoding glucan endo-1,3-beta-glucosidase 13-like precursor (The RefSeq protein has 1 substitution compared to this genomic sequence), with product MATFTLPSLFILLSLLSVAHSGSIGINYGRIANNLPSPAQVVQLLKTQGVNRIKLYDTDSNVLTALSGSNISVTVALPNEQLSDAAEKQSFTDSWVQSNILTYYPKTLIESIAVGNEVFVDPKNTTKFLVPAMKNVYASLVKYGVAESIKVSSPVALSALGNSYPSSAGSFKPDLVEPVIKPMLSFLKQTGSYLMVNIYPFFAYAANTDTISLDYALFKDNKGVTDPNNGLVYKSLFEAQIDAVYAALKAVGFGDVAMAVSETGWPSKGDENEAGAGADNAAAYNGNLVRRVLTGSGTPLKPNEPLDVFLFALFNENQKPGPTSERNYGLFYPNEQKVYDITLTKDGLGNGPTMNNGSKSTVVTAPEPALEASKVGNTWCVANEKAAREKLQAALDYACGEGGADCRPIQQGATCYDPDTLEAHASYAFNSYYQKNTRGVSTCDFSGAAYVVTQHPKYGSCKFPTGY from the exons ATGGCTACCTTTACACTTCCCTCTCTCTTTATTCTCCTCTCTTTGCTCTCTGTTGCTCATTCTGGATCCATTGGAATCAACTATGGGCGAATCGCAAATAATCTCCCTTCACCAGCCCAAGTCGTTCAGCTCCTCAAAACCCAAGGCGTTAACAGAATCAAGCTTTATGATACTGATTCCAATGTTCTCACAGCCCTTTCTGGCTCGAATATTTCAGTTACTGTTGCTCTCCCCAACGAGCAACTCTCTGACGCTGCCGAAAAACAATCTTTCACTGATTCATGGGTTCAGTCCAATATTCTAACTTATTACCCAAAAACCCTCATCGAATCCATTGCTGTCGGAAACGAAGTTTTCGTAGACCCGAAAAACACAACCAAATTTCTCGTACCCGCTATGAAAAACGTGTACGCATCTCTCGTTAAATACGGCGTCGCTGAATCAATTAAAGTTTCATCCCCTGTAGCTCTCAGCGCTCTGGGAAATTCCTACCCTTCGTCCGCCGGTTCTTTTAAACCGGATCTTGTCGAACCGGTTATTAAACCGATGCTGAGTTTCCTCAAACAAACTGGTTCTTACCTCATGGTCAATATATACCCCTTTTTCGCGTATGCTGCTAATACGGACACGATTTCGTTGGATTATGCTCTGTTTAAGGATAACAAAGGTGTAACGGACCCGAATAATGGGCTTGTTTACAAAAGCCTGTTTGAGGCCCAAATTGATGCTGTTTATGCAGCGTTGAAAGCTGTGGGTTTTGGTGACGTGGCAATGGCGGTTTCTGAAACTGGCTGGCCTTCTAAAGGTGATGAAAACGAAGCTGGTGCAGGTGCTGATAATGCTGCTGCTTACAACGGTAATTTGGTTCGTAGAGTGTTGACTGGAAGTGGGACCCCTTTAAAGCCCAATGAACCTCTTGACGTGTTTTTGTTTGCTTTGTTTAATGAGAATCAGAAGCCCGGCCCCACTTCTGAAAGGAACTACGGGCTTTTCTATCCTAATGAACAGAAAGTTTACGACATTACGCTTACAAAGGATGGTTTGGGGAATGGGCCCACCATGAATAACGGGAGTAAAAGCACGGTGGTGACTGCGCCGGAGCCGGCTTTGGAGGCGAGTAAGGTGGGGAACACGTGGTGCGTGGCCAATGAGAAAGCTGCACGTGAGAAGTTGCAGGCAGCGTTGGATTATGCTTGTGGTGAAGGTGGGGCTGATTGCCGTCCAATTCAGCAGGGTGCCACGTGTTACGATCCAGATACGCTGGAGGCTCACGCTTCTTATGCGTTCAATAGCTATTATCAGAAGAATACACGTGGGGTTGGCACGTGCGACTTCAGCGGAGCAGCCTACGTTGTCACTCAACATCCCA AATATGGCAGTTGCAAGTTTCCGACAGGATATTGA